CTCCTCCTTCGTGGTGCGAACTATCTCATGAACCGCGTCTCCCTCTTTTAGGACGGCCTTTACGAGAAGCTTCTGTTTCTTGACTGTGTGTTTAGCCTCAGCTAAGATTTTGTTACCTATTCTC
This genomic stretch from Candidatus Bathyarchaeota archaeon harbors:
- a CDS encoding universal stress protein; this translates as RIGNKILAEAKHTVKKQKLLVKAVLKEGDAVHEIVRTTKEEKIDLIVMGARGVSRIKELLLGSVSHGVCRKTTCSVMIVK